Below is a window of Planctomycetia bacterium DNA.
CGGATTTCTACCTAGGTTGCGCTATCATGCGATGGTAGTTGGGTTTGGGGGCTTTACAATGAATAATCGCGCAACCCGGATATGTTTTCGCGAACGCCCCCGCTCCTTCGGGGTCCGTTAGCGCCCTCGGAATGACGACGTTCCAAAGTCATGGGAGCGGCTTGGTGGCGCCACGGCTGAGCGGTAGGATGCGCGCCCAATGTTCGCAATTCTGTCCTCGCCGGATGCCTTGCTCATGTCGATCGCCAAACTCATAGATCATTCCCTCTTGCACCCGACGTTGACCGACGCCGAAATTCGCGCCGGCTGTGCCGTCGCGCGGGAACACGGCGTCGCCAGCGTCTGCGTCAAACCCTACGCGGTGCCGCTGGCGGCGGAATGCTTGCGGGGTTCGACCGTGGCTGTCGGTACGGTGGTGGGATTTCCGCACGGAAGCCCGTCCACGGCGACCAAGGTCTTCGAAGCGGAACAGGCCTGTCGGGACGGCGCTACCGAGCTGGATATGGTGATCAACGTGGGCAAAGCGCTCGGCGGAGATTGGCCGTATGTGGAGGAAGATATTCGCGCCGTCGTCGCCGTGGCGCACCGGCTGGGTGCGATCACCAAGGTGATCTTCGAGAATGACTTCCTGCCGAACGAGGCAATGAAGGTCAAGCTCTGCGAAATCTGCGCGCGAGTCGGCGCGGAGTACGTGAAGACCTCGACCGGATTTGGCTTCGTGAAACAGCCCGACGGCCACTACAACTACGTGGGCGCAACAGTGGACGACGTGCGATTGATGCGGGAGCACTCGCCCCCGCACGTGAAAGTCAAAGCCGCCGGCGGCGTGCGCAACTACGCGGACGCGGCGCGAATCCGCGACGCCGGCGCAGAACGCATCGGCGCAACGGCGACGGTCGCGATTGTGCGCGAAGAGCGGGAAGCGCTGCGTTAGACCTGCGGAACAATCTTCATTTAGCCGAGACGTCAAGCATGTTCGCGCGCTGCAGTTTTCGCGTCGTCATCCTATTGTGCCTCACGTGGAGCGATCCAACGGCGCGTGCGGCGGACGTCACTCCGTTGCCGCGGGCGCACGCGCACAACGACTATGAGCACGAGCGCCCGTTGCTCGATGCGCTGGACGAAGGCTTCACGAGCGTCGAGGCGGACGTGTATCTTGTCGAAGGCGAGTTGCTCGTCGCGCACAACCCCGGCGACGTGAAGCCTGAGCGGACGCTGGAGCGCCTGTATCTTGATCCGTTGCAGGAACGGGTTGCGCGCCATGACGGCTCCGTGTACGCCGAACCTGCGCCGTTCCTGTTGCTGATCGATTTCAAATCCGAAGCTGAATCGACGTATCAAGCCTTGGCGGCGAGACTCGATAAGTATCCGAAGTTGTTCACCCGCTGGACCAGCGAAGGCCGCAGCGAAGGGCCGGTCATGGTCGTGATTTCAGGGAACCGGCCGATCGAGACGCTGGCGAAACAATTGCCGCGCCAGGCTGGCATCGACGGGCGGCTTGCCGATCTGGAAACGGAACCTCGCGCTCGTTTGATGCCATTGGTAAGCGATCGCTGGGGCGCGCATTTCACCTGGCGGGGCGCCGGCGCGATTCCGGACGGGGAACGCGACAAGCTGCGCGCGATCGTGCAAAAAGCCCACGATCGCGGCCAACAAGTGCGGTTTTGGGCCACCGCCGACACGCCGGAGATGTGGGCGGAATTGCATGCAGCGGGGGCCGATTTGATCAACACCGACGATCTCGCCGGATTGGCCGCGTTTCTACGCAGACGTCCTTAGTCGGCTCCGTCCGTCCAGTTAGGGCGGCATTTTCGTGGCGAGACCGATCGGTCTCGACTACATTCAACGTTGCAAGTCCTCCGCCTTTCGGCAGTTTGACAATTCCGCGAATTCACCGCATGGCACAAGCTCATTCCACGATGCTCTCACGTCGGTTGCTGCCGCGATGGTTTGCCAGCGTCGTGTTGGTCTGGCACGCGCCAAGTCTTGGCCGTGCTCAGGAACACGAACCGAACAACCTGTTTGCGGACGCCCAGGTGATTCAGGGCAATGACAACGGAGCGTCGCTCGTCGACGCGGGACTGGAGTTGCTGCCCTTCGAGCCTTTGAAAGGCATCAAATTCGAATTCCATGACCTGTTGCCGGGGCAAGTGAATCATCACGAGTTCAATTTCTGGCCGCCCGGATTTCCCGTCGCCGCTTACATCGACAACCGAATCGGAGGAGGCGAGCCCGAT
It encodes the following:
- a CDS encoding phosphatidylinositol-specific phospholipase C/glycerophosphodiester phosphodiesterase family protein, encoding MFARCSFRVVILLCLTWSDPTARAADVTPLPRAHAHNDYEHERPLLDALDEGFTSVEADVYLVEGELLVAHNPGDVKPERTLERLYLDPLQERVARHDGSVYAEPAPFLLLIDFKSEAESTYQALAARLDKYPKLFTRWTSEGRSEGPVMVVISGNRPIETLAKQLPRQAGIDGRLADLETEPRARLMPLVSDRWGAHFTWRGAGAIPDGERDKLRAIVQKAHDRGQQVRFWATADTPEMWAELHAAGADLINTDDLAGLAAFLRRRP
- the deoC gene encoding deoxyribose-phosphate aldolase → MFAILSSPDALLMSIAKLIDHSLLHPTLTDAEIRAGCAVAREHGVASVCVKPYAVPLAAECLRGSTVAVGTVVGFPHGSPSTATKVFEAEQACRDGATELDMVINVGKALGGDWPYVEEDIRAVVAVAHRLGAITKVIFENDFLPNEAMKVKLCEICARVGAEYVKTSTGFGFVKQPDGHYNYVGATVDDVRLMREHSPPHVKVKAAGGVRNYADAARIRDAGAERIGATATVAIVREEREALR